In one window of Musa acuminata AAA Group cultivar baxijiao chromosome BXJ3-2, Cavendish_Baxijiao_AAA, whole genome shotgun sequence DNA:
- the LOC135583890 gene encoding BTB/POZ domain and ankyrin repeat-containing protein NPR1-like: protein MEYSHLTAVTALSDSDNCSSVHFSGEAAGAPDSAAPAAEVEALRRLSDNLGSAFQSPDFEFLADARIAVGHTGDGRAPPLEVGVHRCVLSARSPFFREVFAKRGKGAAMPVRVELKELVREFEVGYDALVAVLGYLYTGRVAPLPRAVCMCVDEVCPHEACRPAVDFMAEVLYASFSFQISELVSLFQRHLLDILDKVAADDIPMVLSVAKLCDKSCASLLNKCIEIVVRSDLDVITLEKTMPPDIVKHIMDSRLNLGLVGPEGSSFPDKHVRRIHRALDCDDVELVRMLLKEGNTTLDDACALHYAVAYCDSKITTELLDLALADVNHRNLRGYTVLHIAAMRKEPKIIVSLLTKGARPSDLTVDGRKALQISKRLTNSMEYLRSTEEGEASPKSRLCIEILEQAERSDPQVGEASVSLAIAGDDLRGRLLYLENRVALARLLFPMEARVAMDIAQVDGTLEFTLGSAANHSTGNQRTAMDLNEAPFKIKEEHLARMRALSRTVELGKRFFPRCSEVINKIMDDDITEITGFGHNSSEEKRRRFLELQEVLSKAFSEDKEEFDRSSLSSSSSSTSVGVICTRR from the exons ATGGAGTACAGCCACCTCACGGCCGTCACCGCGTTGTCCGACTCCGACAACTGCAGCAGCGTCCACTTCTCCGGCGAGGCCGCTGGGGCGCCTGACTCGGCCGCGCCCGCCGCCGAGGTCGAGGCCCTCCGTCGCCTCTCCGACAACCTCGGCTCCGCCTTCCAGTCACCGGACTTCGAGTTCCTTGCCGACGCCCGCATCGCCGTTGGGCACACTGGGGACGGCCGGGCGCCGCCGCTCGAGGTCGGAGTCCACCGCTGCGTGCTCTCCGCCCGGAGCCCCTTCTTCCGCGAGGTGTTCGCGAAGCGGGGGAAGGGAGCGGCGATGCCGGTGAGGGTGGAGCTGAAGGAGCTGGTGAGGGAGTTCGAGGTCGGGTACGACGCCTTGGTGGCGGTGCTGGGGTACCTCTACACCGGGAGGGTGGCGCCGCTTCCGAGGGCGGTGTGCATGTGCGTCGACGAGGTGTGCCCGCACGAGGCGTGCCGACCTGCAGTCGATTTCATGGCCGAAGTGCTCTACGCCTCCTTCAGCTTCCAAATCTCCGAGCTGGTCAGTCTCTTCCAG CGACACCTCCTTGATATTTTGGACAAGGTGGCAGCCGATGACATACCAATGGTTCTATCTGTAGCTAAATTGTGTGACAAGTCATGTGCCAGTTTGCTCAACAAGTGCATTGAGATCGTCGTCAGGTCAGACCTCGATGTTATTACCCTTGAGAAGACAATGCCTCCTGATATTGTCAAGCACATTATGGATTCACGCTTGAACTTGGGGCTAGTAGGACCTGAAGGCAGCAGCTTCCCTGATAAACATGTTAGAAGAATACATAGAGCTCTCGATTGTGATGATGTTGAATTAGTAAGAATGCTGTTAAAGGAGGGGAATACAACCCTAGATGATGCATGTGCATTGCATTATGCAGTAGCATATTGTGATTCAAAAATTACAACAGAACTATTAGATCTTGCACTCGCAGATGTTAACCACCGAAACCTTAGAGGTTATACTGTGCTTCACATAGCTGCAATGCGTAAAGAACCTAAGATTATTGTATCACTTCTAACAAAGGGAGCTAGACCATCTGATCTTACAGTGGACGGAAGGAAAGCACTTCAGATATCAAAGAGACTTACCAATTCCATGGAGTACCTCAGGTCAACTGAAGAAGGAGAAGCATCGCCCAAGAGTCGTTTGTGCATTGAGATATTAGAGCAAGCTGAAAGAAGTGATCCACAAGTAGGCGAAGCTTCTGTATCCCTTGCAATAGCTGGAGATGACTTGCGGGGTAGATTGTTATACCTTGAGAATCGAG TTGCTTTGGCAAGACTATTGTTCCCCATGGAGGCAAGAGTTGCGATGGACATCGCTCAAGTTGATGGCACACTGGAATTTACCTTAGGTTCTGCTGCCAACCATTCTACTGGAAATCAAAGGACTGCAATGGACCTAAATGAAGCGCCGTTCAAGATCAAGGAAGAGCATCTAGCACGCATGAGAGCACTTTCTAGAACAG TGGAACTTGGGAAGCGTTTTTTTCCTCGATGCTCAGAGGTTATCAATAAAATCATGGATGATGATATAACCGAGATCACTGGTTTCGGACACAACAGTTCAGAAGAGAAAAGGAGGAGATTTTTGGAACTGCAAGAAGTCCTGTCGAAAGCATTCAGCGAGGACAAGGAGGAATTCGACAGGTCTTCCTTATCTTCCTCG